One genomic segment of Candidatus Thermoplasmatota archaeon includes these proteins:
- a CDS encoding 30S ribosomal protein S12, whose product MAMGLYAGRKLCNARKRLRRNDRYYKRRILRLKERSDPLEGAAQARGIVLEKVGIEAKQPNSAIRKCVKVQLIKNGRQITAFAVGDGAINFIEEHDEVLVEGIGGRMGRSYGDLPGVRYKVIQVNKVSLKELVKGRKEKPLR is encoded by the coding sequence ATGGCAATGGGACTTTATGCAGGCAGAAAGCTTTGCAACGCAAGAAAAAGGCTCAGACGGAATGATAGATATTACAAAAGAAGAATTCTAAGACTTAAGGAGCGCTCTGACCCATTAGAAGGTGCGGCTCAGGCTAGGGGTATAGTTTTAGAAAAAGTAGGTATAGAAGCCAAGCAACCCAACTCCGCTATTAGAAAATGCGTTAAAGTGCAGTTAATAAAAAATGGTAGACAGATTACAGCTTTCGCTGTAGGTGATGGCGCAATAAACTTTATTGAGGAGCACGATGAAGTTCTGGTCGAAGGTATTGGCGGTAGGATGGGTCGTAGCTACGGCGATCTGCCCGGAGTAAGGTATAAAGTAATACAGGTGAACAAAGTATCTCTTAAAGAGCTTGTTAAAGGAAGAAAAGAGAAGCCTTTAAGGTAA
- a CDS encoding 30S ribosomal protein S7 has product MEGALLFGKYNWKEVVIKDQGLMRYINLTPLILPHLSYGTQANKWFGKARVNIVERLINNMMRTEHATGEKQRTYKIVRDAFDIIAKKTKRNPIQVFVDAIQNAAPCEEITRLQYGGISVPKAVDCSPLRRVDFALANICKGAVSSSHGKKKRIEECLADEIIAASRNETTSLAISKKDEVERIAASAR; this is encoded by the coding sequence ATGGAAGGAGCTTTACTTTTCGGTAAATATAATTGGAAAGAAGTTGTGATTAAAGATCAGGGCTTAATGCGATATATTAATTTAACTCCTCTGATACTGCCCCACCTCTCTTACGGTACACAGGCAAATAAATGGTTTGGTAAAGCTAGGGTCAATATTGTAGAGAGGCTCATCAACAATATGATGAGGACAGAGCATGCGACTGGCGAAAAGCAAAGAACTTACAAAATTGTAAGAGATGCCTTTGATATTATAGCGAAAAAAACCAAACGCAATCCAATACAGGTATTTGTAGATGCGATTCAAAACGCGGCTCCTTGCGAAGAAATTACACGTTTGCAATATGGCGGAATATCTGTGCCTAAAGCAGTAGATTGCTCACCCTTACGTAGAGTCGATTTTGCATTAGCTAATATTTGCAAAGGCGCTGTTAGCTCATCGCACGGCAAGAAGAAGAGAATAGAGGAATGTTTGGCAGATGAAATAATAGCTGCTAGTAGAAATGAAACAACTTCTTTAGCTATTTCTAAAAAAGACGAAGTTGAGAGAATAGCAGCATCTGCAAGGTGA